A single region of the Salvia miltiorrhiza cultivar Shanhuang (shh) chromosome 8, IMPLAD_Smil_shh, whole genome shotgun sequence genome encodes:
- the LOC130997705 gene encoding laccase-7-like gives MSGWADGPEYITQCPIRPGQNYTYRFNVTRQEGTLWWHAHFKVLRATVHGALIIQPTLTRSYPFPKPYKEISVVLGEWWNADIMDVEAQATATGTPPNTSNAFTINGQPGDLYPCSSNNTVRFTLVHGKTYLLRVINAALNTPLFFKIANHKFTVVAVDAAYTNPYPTDVLVLAPGQTVDALMKADQFPRWYYMAASAYVALPLVPFVNISATAIISYLGAWKSTPVLPVMPNSRDTTTANNFLFNLTGLTSSPFWSPVPLNIDERMVVTVGLGLSFCDASSGICGGPAGMKIAASMNNVSFALPTRLSIMQAYYNNVSGIYTTDFPNNPPVAFDYTNPNNEANFALIPTVKGTKVKVFKYNTTVEMVFQNTALLASDDHPMHLHGVNFYVVGLGFGNYNPKIDTKNFNLVNPQERNTVMVPSYGWVVIRFRANNPGVWFLHCHIDAHVPWGLASTFIIQNGPTPSTRLPPPPADLPKC, from the exons ATGAGCGGATGGGCCGATGGGCCTGAATATATTACACAATGCCCAATCCGACCCGGTCAAAATTACACCTACAGATTTAACGTGACTCGCCAAGAAGGAACTCTATGGTGGCACGCACACTTCAAAGTGCTCCGCGCCACTGTTCATGGAGCCTTAATCATCCAACCCACACTCACTCGCTCATACCCATTTCCAAAGCCATATAAGGAAATCTCAGTTGTCCTTG GCGAGTGGTGGAATGCCGATATTATGGACGTGGAGGCGCAAGCCACGGCCACTGGGACTCCGCCAAATACATCTAATGCTTTTACCATCAACGGCCAGCCTGGAGATCTCTACCCATGCTCCTCGAACA ACACGGTTAGGTTCACGTTGGTACATGGAAAGACCTATCTTCTACGAGTAATCAATGCTGCACTCAACACTCCGTTATTCTTCAAGATCGCCAACCACAAATTCACAGTGGTAGCCGTCGACGCGGCCTACACCAATCCCTACCCCACCGACGTCTTGGTCTTAGCACCAGGCCAGACCGTTGACGCACTAATGAAGGCAGATCAATTTCCGCGATGGTATTACATGGCGGCGAGTGCCTACGTAGCCCTTCCACTTGTTCCGTTCGTCAATATCTCTGCCACCGCGATTATATCGTACCTTGGTGCATGGAAGTCGACGCCCGTGCTGCCCGTAATGCCCAACTCCAGAGACACGACCACGGCAAACAACTTCCTTTTCAACCTGACCGGGCTTACCAGCAGCCCGTTTTGGTCACCAGTCCCTTTGAACATAGATGAGCGCATGGTTGTGACGGTGGGGCTGGGTCTTTCCTTCTGCGACGCCTCGAGCGGGATCTGCGGCGGGCCGGCGGGGATGAAGATAGCAGCGTCCATGAACAACGTGTCGTTCGCGCTCCCAACGAGGTTGTCGATCATGCAAGCGTATTATAATAATGTAAGCGGGATTTACACGACTGATTTCCCCAACAACCCGCCAGTGGCGTTCGACTACACAAACCCGAACAATGAGGCGAACTTTGCGTTGATCCCAACGGTGAAGGGGACGAAGGTGAAGGTGTTCAAGTACAACACGACAGTGGAGATGGTGTTCCAGAACACGGCGCTGCTTGCTTCGGACGATCATCCGATGCACTTGCACGGTGTGAATTTCTACGTGGTGGGGCTGGGCTTCGGCAACTACAATCCCAAAATTGATACTAAGAATTTCAACTTGGTGAACCCGCAGGAGCGCAATACTGTTATGGTTCCCTCCTACGGATGGGTGGTCATTAGGTTCCGAGCTAATAATCCag GTGTATGGTTCCTACATTGTCACATAGATGCACACGTGCCGTGGGGTCTGGCTAGTACTTTTATCATTCAAAATGGGCCGACACCATCTACAAGGTTGCCTCCACCACCTGCAGATCTTCCCAAATGCTAG